The following coding sequences lie in one Stenotrophomonas rhizophila genomic window:
- a CDS encoding protein phosphatase CheZ — translation METLRDKSALVQRLQDALAALESGDEAGWRREIDALAALRTQPMMAGLNRLARELGQALGELPSLPSEAGELDDACARLDHVVTMTEQATHRTLDLAEECRALTEQLRANGLTADQDQQLDRIRHNLTEIALTQSYQDLTGQIIRRVVGIVRRVHEGFGALGLPPQDDTAHKRDNGLAGPAVSGLDRHQVSQVDADDLLSDLGL, via the coding sequence ATGGAAACCCTTCGCGACAAATCCGCGCTGGTCCAGCGCCTGCAGGACGCCCTGGCTGCGCTGGAAAGCGGCGATGAAGCCGGCTGGCGCCGGGAAATCGACGCGCTGGCTGCCTTGCGTACCCAGCCGATGATGGCCGGCCTGAACCGGCTCGCCCGCGAACTTGGCCAGGCCCTGGGCGAACTGCCCAGCCTGCCCAGCGAAGCCGGCGAGCTGGACGATGCCTGCGCGCGCCTGGACCACGTGGTGACGATGACCGAACAGGCCACCCACCGCACCCTGGACCTGGCCGAGGAATGCCGGGCGCTGACCGAACAGCTGCGTGCCAACGGCCTCACCGCCGACCAGGACCAGCAGCTGGACCGGATCCGCCACAACCTCACCGAGATCGCCCTTACCCAGAGCTACCAGGACCTCACCGGGCAGATCATCCGCCGCGTGGTGGGGATCGTGCGTCGCGTGCATGAAGGGTTTGGCGCACTCGGCCTGCCGCCGCAGGACGACACCGCGCACAAGCGTGACAACGGCCTGGCCGGCCCGGCCGTGAGTGGCCTGGACCGTCACCAGGTTTCACAGGTGGATGCTGACGACCTGCTTTCGGATTTGGGGCTGTAA